GAAGTCCCGATCCCGCAAGATGCTCTGGTCGCCGCTTCCCTCCAGCCGATCCATTACGGCGACTGTTACCGCATGCAGGTTCCGAAGAACTTCACCGGCGGCGTTGACGACTTGACCGGTTTGATTTTTTCACCGGCTTCAAACCCTTCCTGGGCGAGTGGGTTGACGAAGGTCCGCGATAGCGTCGTCGGACTGTTCGGCATCAAAAGGGTGACGCCCGGCCCCGGCGCTGCCAAACAGGGCGACTCGCTCCAACCGGGTCAACGTCGCCTGCTCTTTCCCATCATCGCTCGCACCGACACGGAACTGCTGTTAGGGTTGGATGATCGCCACCTGGACTTTCGC
The nucleotide sequence above comes from Heliomicrobium undosum. Encoded proteins:
- a CDS encoding DUF2867 domain-containing protein — protein: MCAVSVAEVPIPQDALVAASLQPIHYGDCYRMQVPKNFTGGVDDLTGLIFSPASNPSWASGLTKVRDSVVGLFGIKRVTPGPGAAKQGDSLQPGQRRLLFPIIARTDTELLLGLDDRHLDFRVSVRLVEEGANRSVDVATVVKFHNLLGRAYFVPVKPFHRLLVPAIMKKAALNWEMANTDEG